A section of the Choristoneura fumiferana chromosome 5, NRCan_CFum_1, whole genome shotgun sequence genome encodes:
- the LOC141427725 gene encoding uncharacterized protein yields the protein MEPSEEESRNLLQTRGYVKASLSKLHKLAQPEAALQQYSVEYLKAKRERAQALFMEYDDYCRKITFSGYKDAEDETTENKYFDVVAALDEEINKRAAAAAAAKAAASAAVAQDKSTEHVSTGSVKKVTLPPIAIQTFSGKFSDYIPFINLFRSLIDNDKSLDTVQKMYYLRSFLKDEPFDLIKNLPLTGASYHEALELLDTRYNNRYKIISEHVAAIIDIKNIIRATAISLRQFVACIRQELAALKNLEPRVEYWDTILLCILSRKLDNFTARAYQLERDPATEPSIEHLLRFLEKRALALENVEQGHGPPASEARAPRVAAHGVTGSPCIYYTVAYATVESAGADSGTGLPTAATRRAELRGIGL from the exons ATGGAGCCATCAGAGGAAGAATCGCGCAACCTTCTACAAACACGTGGATACGTGAAGGCGAGCTTGAGTAAGCTGCACAAACTTGCTCAACCGGAGGCAGCCTTGCAGCAATATTCGGTAGAATACCTGAAGGCGAAAAGAGAACGGGCGCAAGCGCTATTCATGGAGTACGATGACTACTGCCGAAAAATAACATTCTCTGGCTACAAGGACGCGGAGGACGAAACCACTGAGAACAAGTATTTCGACGTCGTAGCGGCGTTGGACGAGGAGATCAACAAacgcgcggccgccgccgccgccgccaaaGCCGCCGCCTCCGCAGCTGTCGCTCAAGACAAATCAACCGAACACGTGTCAACCGGTAGTGTGAAAAAAGTAACCTTGCCTCCTATAGCAATTCAAACATTTAGTGGTAAGTTTTCAGACTACATTCCATTCATCAATCTATTCCGATCTCTGATAGACAATGACAAGAGTTTAGACACAGtgcaaaaaatgtattatttaaggTCATTTCTGAAAGACGAACCctttgatttaataaaaaaccttCCCTTGACTGGAGCAAGTTACCACGAGGCCCTAGAACTGTTAGACACTAGGTATAATAACAGGTACAAAATCATCAGCGAGCATGTAGCTGCAATAATagatatcaaaaatattatcaGAGCGACGGCCATAAGCCTAAGACAATTTGTAGCTTGCATTAGGCAAGAGCTAGCTGCACTAAAAAATTTAGAACCTCGTGTCGAGTATTGGGACACTATATTATTGTGcattttatcccgaaaattaGACAATTTCACCGCACGAGCATACCAACTGGAACGGGACCCAGCCACGGAGCCCAGCATTGAACACCTCTTGAGGTTCCTGGAGAAACGCGCCCTGGCACTGGAGAACGTCGAACAGGGACATGGCCCTCCGGCATCCGAAGCGCGCGCCCCCAGGGTAGCAGCACACGGAGTCACCGGCTCACCATGCATATACT ACACTGTTGCCTATGCAACAGTCGAGTCAGCTGGAGCTGACAGCGGCACCGGACTGCCGACCGCAGCAACACGACGCGCCGAGCTCCGAGGCATCGGCCTGTAA
- the LOC141427726 gene encoding uncharacterized protein, with product MFRNIKIDPAYTSLQNILWRDNPNEPIKCIRLDTVTYGLKSSSYLASRCLDELANRYGNSHPLATSVIKNNIYVDDVIYSNNDLETTLSAKDQLRDLLNLGSFSTHKWSSNHEVILSNIPSGEQHFDSLDLQKDNYNMKALGLQINIKDDNFIISSPEPFDSANFTKRSILSYIGRLYDPMGFVNPIIVTAKAIMQKLWKLNTSWNEKPPPNVEQEWLEFTSDLAVMEPILLSRNIDISEADTVQLVGFADASSTTAYGCCVYLRHTYKSGATKMHLLCSKSRINPVQNKGLTVPRLELNAALLLSKLIAKTYDTLKIKANVKEVYLFSDSQIVLAWLKTELTKLQAYVANRVNVIRQNTARWSWLYVNTHENPADLISRGVRPSELRSNDLWWHGPQFLRNTQYSTRN from the exons ATGTTTCGTAATATAAAAATAGATCCTGCATACACTTCTCTCCAAAACATTCTTTGGAGAGACAATCCCAACGAGCCAATCAAGTGTATAAGACTTGACACCGTCACATACGGTCTAAAAAGCTCTAGTTACTTAGCGTCACGATGTCTAGATGAGCTAGCAAATAGGTATGGAAATTCACATCCCCTAGCGACATCtgtgattaaaaataatatttacgtcGATGACGTCATATACTCTAACAATGATCTCGAAACCACTCTTAGCGCTAAAGACCAGTTGCGTGACTTACTCAACCTAGGTAGCTTCTCTACTCATAAATGGTCTTCGAATCATGAGGTAATTCTATCTAACATACCATCAGGTGAACAACATTTTGATAGTCTAGACCTGCAAAAAGATAATTACAATATGAAAGCGCTGGGTTTACAGATCAACATAAAAGACGACAATTTCATTATCTCCTCTCCAGAGCCATTTGACTCTGCAAATTTTACTAAAAGGAGCATTTTGAGTTACATAGGAAGACTTTATGACCCAATGGGCTTCGTAAATCCCATAATCGTCACAGCAAAGGCCATCATGCAAAAATTGTGGAAGCTCAACACTAGTTGGAACGAAAAACCACCACCTAATGTAGAACAAGAGTGGCTTGAGTTCACTAGTGACTTAGCCGTGATGGAACCTATTTTACTAAGTAGAAACATAGACATTTCAGAAGCAGACACAGTCCAGCTCGTCGGGTTTGCAGACGCTTCGAGCACAACAGCCTACGGGTGCTGCGTGTACCTGCGACACACGTATAAATCAGGTgcaacaaaaatgcatttactctgtTCCAAATCGCGAATAAATCCAGTTCAGAATAAAGGCTTAACAGTACCCAGACTTGAACTAAACGCTGCTCTTCTGCTTTCAAAATTAATAGCAAAAACCTATGACACTTTGAAAATTAAAGCAAATGTTAAAGAAGTTTACTTGTTTAGCGACTCACAAATAGTTCTCGCATGGCTCAAAACCGAACTAACAAAGCTTCAGGCGTATGTGGCGAACAGAGTAAATGTCATTCGTCAGAATACCGCTAGATGGAGCTGGCTGTATGTCAACACGCACGAGAACCCAGCTGACCTCATAAGCAGAGGAGTAAGACCGAGCGAACTTCGTAGCAACGACCTCTGGTGGCATGGGCCCCAGTTTCTACGCAACA CTCAATACAGTACTAGAAATTGA